The proteins below are encoded in one region of Cucurbita pepo subsp. pepo cultivar mu-cu-16 chromosome LG10, ASM280686v2, whole genome shotgun sequence:
- the LOC111804163 gene encoding FH protein interacting protein FIP2-like isoform X1 — translation MKAVSDPSSLVRLNIGGKKFRTTLDTLTQREPDSMLAAMFSGRHTLCQDPDEGSVFLDRDGKHFRHILNWLRDGIVPTLPDSEIAELLREAEYYQLLGLIDGINDMASKKKEDEEPQSELNRVDIIKCIQSEKVRLRGVNLSGLDLSKLDLSYVDFSYASLKNVFFSRANLQCAKFRDADAEGSIFHNATLRECEFTGANLRGALLAAANLQSANLQDACLVDCSFCGADLRSAHLQGADLTNANLEGANLEGANLKGAKLPNANLKSANLQRAYLRYVNLKDTQLEGARLDGANLLGAIR, via the exons ATGAAGGCGGTCTCCGATCCTTCTTCTCTGGTTCGTCTCAATATTG GTGGGAAGAAATTTAGAACAACATTAGATACATTGACTCAGCGAGAACCTGATTCGATGCTAGCTGCAATGTTTAGTGGCCGTCATACCTTATGCCAGGATCCTGATGAG GGATCTGTCTTTTTGGATAGAGATGGGAAACATTTTCGGCATATTCTCAATTGGTTAAGGGATGGCATAGTTCCAACTCTTCCTGACTCTGAGATTGCAGAGCTTCTGCGAGAGGCAGAGTACTATCAGTTGCTT GGACTCATCGATGGAATCAATGATATGGCAAgtaaaaagaaggaagatgaGGAACCTCAGTCTGAGCTGAACCGTGTTGATATTATTAAGTGCATACAGTCTGAGAAAGTTAGACTTCGAGGGGTTAACCTTTCTGGCCTTGATCTTTCCAAGCTG GACCTTTCATATGTAGACTTCAGTTATGCAAGTCTTAAAAATGTGTTCTTCTCACGCGCAAATCTTCAGTGTGCTAAATTTCGG GATGCAGATGCAGAGGGCTCAATTTTTCATAATGCAACTTTGCGAGA ATGTGAATTTACTGGGGCAAACCTTCGTGGGGCCTTATTAGCAGCTGCTAATCTTCAGAGTGCCAATTTACAAG ATGCCTGTTTGGTAGATTGCAGCTTCTGCGGAGCAGATTTACGCTCTGCACACCTTCAG GGTGCTGATCTAACTAATGCCAACTTAGAGGGAGCTAATCTCGAAGGAGCTAATTTGAag GGCGCAAAACTTCCAAACGCCAATTTGAAGAGTGCAAACCTTCAACGAGCTTATTTGCGATACGTGAATCTTAAGGACACT CAGTTGGAAGGTGCAAGGCTTGATGGAGCCAATTTACTGGGAGCAATCAGATGA
- the LOC111804163 gene encoding FH protein interacting protein FIP2-like isoform X2, with protein MKAVSDPSSLVRLNIGGKKFRTTLDTLTQREPDSMLAAMFSGRHTLCQDPDEGSVFLDRDGKHFRHILNWLRDGIVPTLPDSEIAELLREAEYYQLLGLIDGINDMASKKKEDEEPQSELNRVDIIKCIQSEKVRLRGVNLSGLDLSKLDLSYVDFSYASLKNVFFSRANLQCAKFRDADAEGSIFHNATLRECEFTGANLRGALLAAANLQSANLQDACLVDCSFCGADLRSAHLQGADLTNANLEGANLEGANLKGAKLPNANLKSANLQRAYLRYVNLKDTLEGARLDGANLLGAIR; from the exons ATGAAGGCGGTCTCCGATCCTTCTTCTCTGGTTCGTCTCAATATTG GTGGGAAGAAATTTAGAACAACATTAGATACATTGACTCAGCGAGAACCTGATTCGATGCTAGCTGCAATGTTTAGTGGCCGTCATACCTTATGCCAGGATCCTGATGAG GGATCTGTCTTTTTGGATAGAGATGGGAAACATTTTCGGCATATTCTCAATTGGTTAAGGGATGGCATAGTTCCAACTCTTCCTGACTCTGAGATTGCAGAGCTTCTGCGAGAGGCAGAGTACTATCAGTTGCTT GGACTCATCGATGGAATCAATGATATGGCAAgtaaaaagaaggaagatgaGGAACCTCAGTCTGAGCTGAACCGTGTTGATATTATTAAGTGCATACAGTCTGAGAAAGTTAGACTTCGAGGGGTTAACCTTTCTGGCCTTGATCTTTCCAAGCTG GACCTTTCATATGTAGACTTCAGTTATGCAAGTCTTAAAAATGTGTTCTTCTCACGCGCAAATCTTCAGTGTGCTAAATTTCGG GATGCAGATGCAGAGGGCTCAATTTTTCATAATGCAACTTTGCGAGA ATGTGAATTTACTGGGGCAAACCTTCGTGGGGCCTTATTAGCAGCTGCTAATCTTCAGAGTGCCAATTTACAAG ATGCCTGTTTGGTAGATTGCAGCTTCTGCGGAGCAGATTTACGCTCTGCACACCTTCAG GGTGCTGATCTAACTAATGCCAACTTAGAGGGAGCTAATCTCGAAGGAGCTAATTTGAag GGCGCAAAACTTCCAAACGCCAATTTGAAGAGTGCAAACCTTCAACGAGCTTATTTGCGATACGTGAATCTTAAGGACACT TTGGAAGGTGCAAGGCTTGATGGAGCCAATTTACTGGGAGCAATCAGATGA
- the LOC111804162 gene encoding uncharacterized protein LOC111804162 translates to MATASRKRLSSIANDVIQRCALKVGSSVEGLGEEFEISWKPETRTYSRKFVEFCSAKALADMCRNLEEGIGNGSFSRFSFDMMLAWEMPSSEDEESRKECVAKAKEEKNKIIAANVPPEQDEIPLFYSDIIPLLVNDDPDVGEDAFVWLGSLVPLVSDLVNARFTFETLTAPTGHRLHFPAYDKFLKEIDKCMKHLQKQATPKGVELRDDEFILHVEGTASSQRVVRHIGSTSWPGRLTLTNYSLYFEASGVIAYENAVEIELSRDTLHSVKPASTGPWGAPIFDKAIVYESPAILEEVVLEFPEITSSTRRDHWLALIKEIVLLHRFLRKFNVESPIQAWEMHSRTILGVIRLHAARELLRISPPVPTKFLIFALCDELPKGDYVLEELAENLKLPNSGWPCSATSALRYLNMSQLSDSSVEVRDKVCNISTLLDESRSSLENAVNQAREEEKKVAVAKATTVGLKEEGIGESVFIFMELLKPLNSRLSLFKEVLEWERPVATVIVLAVSLIITYKEWFGKAVAAFLFWVVMTMFQARMEKIRENCDEIVVCTATDQSTMESIVAAQQGLQNVHEIVKTVNIAVLKFWSIFISKTRKHSDNAMAVLCGVAITLALVPTKYIIMGSTLYGFFMTSSLRKKTEDTNSGGDRRLKEWWDSIPVIRVRVVGKLPESDNHST, encoded by the exons ATGGCGACGGCCTCTCGGAAGCGCCTGTCCTCCATCGCCAATGACGTCATCCAACGCTGTGCTCT GAAAGTCGGTAGTTCGGTGGAAGGATTGGGGGAGGAGTTTGAGATTTCTTGGAAACCTGAGACCAGAACCTATTCGAGGAAGTTTGTGGAGTTTTGTAGCGCCAAGGCTCTGGCGGATATGTGCCGGAACTTGGAGGAAGGTATTGGCAATGGATCGTTTAGCCGCTTCAGCTTTGATATGATGCTTGCTTGGGAGATGCCTTCTTCTGAAGATGAAGAGTCTCGCAAG GAGTGCGTGGCGAAGGcgaaagaagagaagaataaaATCATAGCAGCCAATGTGCCTCCCGAGCAAGATGAGATCCCTCTTTTCTATTCGGACATTATACCGTTGCTT GTTAACGACGATCCAGATGTTGGAGAAGATGCATTTGTGTGGTTAGGTTCTTTAGTTCCATTAGTATCTGATCTTGTCAATGCAAGATTCACATTCGAAACTCTAACAGCACCAACTGGACACCGGCTTCATTTCCCAGCATATGATAAATTTCTGAAGGAAATTGACAA ATGCATGAAGCATCTGCAGAAACAGGCAACGCCAAAGGGTGTAGAATTACGCGACGATGAGTTCATATTGCACGTGGAGGGGACTGCTAGCTCACAAAGGGTTGTGCGCCACATTGGATCAACAAGTTGGCCTG GAAGGCTTACATTAACTAACTACAGCCTCTATTTTGAGGCTTCAGGAGTTATAGCATATGAAAATGCAGTTGAGATAGAACTCTCAAGGGACACTCTGCACAGTGTGAAGCCAGCTTCCACAGGACCTTGGGGTGCTCCAATATTTGACAAGGCAATAGTCTACGAGTCCCCTGCGAT ATTAGAGGAAGTTGTGCTGGAGTTTCCAGAGATAACAAGTTCTACAAGACGTGATCATTGGCTAGCATTAATAAAGGAGATTGTACTCTTGCATCGTTTTTTACGGAAATTTAATGTGGAAAGTCCAATACAGGCATGGGAGATGCATTCAAGAACAATATTAGGGGTTATAAGGCTTCATGCAGCCAGAGAACTGCTTAGAATATCTCCACCGGTTCCTACAAAGTTCTTAATCTTTGCCTTATGTGACGAGCTACCAAAGGGCGACTATGTTCTAGAGGAACTTGCTGAGAATCTGAAGTTGCCGAATAGTGGATGGCCATGTAGTGCAACTTCAGCCCTGAGATATTTGAATATGTCACAATTATCCGACTCTAGTGTAGAAGTAAGAGATAAAGTTTGTAATATAAGTACTCTACTTGATGAATCTCGGTCCTCCTTAGAGAATGCCGTCAATCAGgccagagaagaagagaagaaagttgCAGTTGCCAAGGCTACTACTGTAGGACTGAAAGAGGAAGGAATTGGTGAAAGTGTATTCATCTTCATG GAGCTACTAAAGCCACTCAATAGCAGGTTATCTTTGTTCAAAGAAGTTCTTGAATGGGAAAGACCAGTGGCTACTGTTATTGTGCTCGCTGTATCTTTGATAATCACATACAA GGAGTGGTTCGGCAAGGCTGTAGCTGCCTTCCTATTTTGGGTGGTCATGACGATGTTTCAAGCGAGAATGGAAAAGATTCGGGAAAACTGCGACGAGATTGTGGTCTGCACTGCCACTGACCAAAGTACAATGGAGAGCATAGTGGCTGCCCAACAAGGTTTGCAAAATGTGCACGAGATTGTGAAGACTGTAAACATTGCAGTGTTGAAGTTTTGGTCCATTTTCATATCCAAAACTCGCAAG CACTCAGACAATGCAATGGCGGTATTATGCGGCGTGGCAATAACACTGGCATTAGTTCCAACAAAGTACATAATAATGGGGTCAACATTATATGGGTTTTTCATGACCTCAAGCCTACGGAAAAAAACTGAGGATACCAACAGCGGTGGTGACAGACGACTGAAGGAATGGTGGGACTCTATCCCTGTCATCCGCGTCCGTGTTGTTGGCAAGCTACCTGAGAGTGACAACCATTCCACTTAA